From Periophthalmus magnuspinnatus isolate fPerMag1 chromosome 1, fPerMag1.2.pri, whole genome shotgun sequence:
TTTCTGTTCAGTCAGGTTGCTGTGGGGAAGGCGGGTTATCATTCCACATTCACTGCGTGTTAATATGTTAGAGCAGCTGCATGCAGGTCACCGTGGGATAGTGAAAATGAAGGAAATGGCCAGGAGCTGTTTTTGGCGGCCAGGTTTAGATAAGCAGATAGAAAATATGGCCAAAATCTTGTTCATCTTGTCAAAAGACTTGTAACAACCCACCTGCAGCGCCACTGCATCCATGGGAGTTTCCACAGGACCCTTGGTACCGCATTCACATAGACTTTGCAGGTCCATTTGAAGACCGAATGTTCCTGGTCGCTGTCGATGCTCATAGCAAGTGGCCAGAGGTAGCTATTATGAATTCCACTACAGCAGAAAAGACTGTTGAGGAGCTTGGAGAGATGTTTAGCCGTTTCGGGGCTCCTGTTCAGCTCATCTCAGATAACGGCCCCCAACTTTTGTCAAAAGAAATGTCTGATTTTCTACAAGTCAGTGGAGTTCAACACATTAAGTGTCAGCTCCATACCACCCTGCAATTAATGGGTTAGCAGAGAGGTTATGCAAATCGTCAAACATGCACTGAAAGCCTCACAAGGACAAGGCACTCTGCACAAAAGATTGCATAAGTTTCGCACCTCTCCACACTCAACCGCCAAGGCATCTCCTGCAAGCCTTATTTTCAACAGAAAACTTCGTACCAGCTTGGACCTTCTCAAACCTCCAGTAAAAGACATTTTTCAGGCAGACCAACAGAAAGACATTCATGCAAAGGATCGAGTTTTCGCACCTGGAGTTTCAGTGCTGGCCAGAAATGACCAGAGCAAGGTAAAGTTGCCACTGCCCAAACTGGCCCTGTCTCctacactataataataatgtcttacacttgtaatgagCTTTaaaggcttgtcaaagcctgtcaaagcgctacactatagtcattattcattcattccacacttggtgatggtaagctactattgtagccacagctgccctggggcagactgacagaagcaaggctgccaatctgcaccatgagcccctccgaccaccacctgtcattcacacacacaccactttcatactgtcttgcctaaggacacaacaacagaacttggtccgatcctcgatcctccaaccttcgggttggggggaccaacactctaaccactgagccactgtcgccacaCTGTCCAGACAGCTGATGGGGTTTGGCGCTGCCATGTAGACCAATGTTTAGAGATGCCTAGCACCACTCCAAAACTGTCTGTTGACTCTCAAAAAAAATGCTGATGTATTTGTACCTGAACCATGTTACTTTCCTGTAGAAATGTCAAAACCAGTCAGTCAAACCAGTCAAGTGTAACATCTGTACCAGAGCCCAGTCCAGCTAATGAAAAGACTGACGTGTCTGTAGATTGTCACTATCCTACACGGGATAGACAACCACCTATGAGGTTAAACTTATGGTTTAATAGTAACCAATGTGTTTGCTAGTTTTCCATTGTTGTGTAGTGTCGTtccaacaacagaaaaaaatgagatATTGCCTAAATGCATCTGATTAGTTTATTAATGTTACAATGAATTGCAAATGTGTTTGGAGCAATGAAGCCAGGCTCCATAGTAAatattccgactgcgagtatcgtagaaaccaaagagccaatctggaacgaagttgtggaaggtaacgtcccttcctacccacaccactggtttagtagggGGTGGACGCAACATTGTCAATAAAACGCCAGTCCAgacctattttattattagtacaaTTATAGGATAATCTATTTAAACTTAACATGTGTAAATTTACACAAGCTGCTGATTATTTGTGTCCAACTCGTGTCAGGTGACGTCCTCccagctccctgctaaaccagcagtgccggtgggaaggggtgttaccttcaacagcctcgcttgtaattggctctttggttgctatgatacttgaagtcagaattcctaatatggaactcgtctccaaattggccgctgtAACTTCTAGCctcaataagcttcatttgactggagccaaacactatgggtgatgtcacactcacttagtccacttcttcatagaGTCTATGGTGTGGGCCAACTGCTGTAGTTACCTTGTATGGGGTATAGTTCATTTAAGCCTGTAGCTTCATAAACATTCAAGATGCTGACATTGTTTTAAATGCAAGCTGCTTCTataacagtcatgtgatctaaTCTCCGCCTTTCACAGCAGGCTTCCTCTCTTCCAAAAATCTTCTCTGATCATTGATTGCTCTCTGGAGGAGGGCAATATTTGCTCCATCAACACAGTTCAGCACACGAGCCCGAACCATCACCCCCACACCTGTGTAGAACAGAAACACCAAGGTGAGCATCAGGACACTGTAAAGACTGTAcatatgaaatacttttaccctCTATATTCTCCAACTCTCCAAGGACTATATACTGAGCTCCGGTTACAGCGTCAAATGGCTCAACAAACAGGGTGTGAACTATGACACAGTGGTGCTTTGAAGAGTGGTGTGTCGACAGCGTGGCCAAGGACTTCTCTGGGTCGTACTGCGTGagtctgaaataaaaacaaatgtattaaactaTTTCAGATAAGGTGTGCTCAAAAACAGGACTGGAAATAACTGAACACATGTACCGAGAATACTGTTCAGAATACTTATTTAGAGGAActgtacagttactctttcagttggtggtattcagataatggctttgaactgcactgaaaaaatagaaaacacagcTCATGTGGGGAGacgtgttttgtcattttgtatctctatgaaatatgaatgaaaacagaacaaacattAAGCTGATTGTTACGGACTCAACAGTAACGCTCGTTCAGGTTCCAGAAGtgcatttttaatacatttttcccatagactttttgaaaaattataatattaagagttcaaaggcattgcagaggctaaccagctacgtgctaactagctatgcgctaactaatatccataatatAGATGTTTTAAGCCATaatctataaagaagtggactaagtgagtgtggtgTCACCCaaagcgttcagctccaaagtgttccatatttggaattccgaccacgactatcatagcaaccaaaaaaacAATCCCGGGtgaagctgtggaaggtaacaccccttcccgcccgcacagCTGGTTCAGCAGTGGGTAGGCTTttagcaaccctgtcaatcaaacttgttgctaacgctagctggagcgacCTAGGAGAaggaaggcgcctgatttgtctgttattaatgttcaaatcttgatttacagacagaatACTGAAAAGCCCAGGataatgtagagtgggttaatacaaacattttaagaccaaaatgatgagtctgacagcagcagttacagagaggggccacagttttttcagtgtaaagtgaatttgagccagaactgatggaaccggaagtgcgtccatgaccacttcctgggtggctagcaggttagctatgtccatttatacatacagtatatgttttaagcccaaaaagctTATTTAAAAGGCAAGATTCAgcaaaatgctttaataacttagcTATTTATGATTCATTAACagattttaaatcaaattactTGTGGTCATTAATTACCAtgtagctgattagccctgagctttcaaacttttaataagaCATGATTTTTGTTCGGAAAGTTTGtagaaaaaatgaatgaaaaatgtagtAAGGGCGgaactgttgagctccattataCGTCATGTTATTTTCACTATAATATTGGACTGTGTGtgagaaaacaaaatacagtttaatcTGGGTTTTCAGAAttctgtaaatacattttgaaagtgTTCTCCCCATCACTACTCATAAACAGCGCAAACAGGTCACCCACTTGCCAAAAGTCCGCACAGAGTCCCCTTCCTGCTCGGATCCAGAGTTCAGTTCCCAGGGAAACTGGTACACTGCAGCAGGCGGGAGCATGCTGGGAaatatttcaaactcgatttgtGGATCCGTGAGGTCTAGGCATAAATGttttcacatttacacacacacactcaggggTCAGATCAGGAAAAAAGGTTGCGTTTCTTCCGTGTCTGTCACGTGATGCTTCGATTCACCGCCCTCTAGTGCCCGGACCGTGAACAGAACCAGGGACGTCCAAACTCATGGTCCAAACGTATCCAGACAGTTTAAAACAACCGCATCACTCTAAAATTTAGTAGAATCCATTTTGAATAAAGTGTAGATGTTAAAAACGCCTTAAAATGACTCATGCTCATGACAATTTGACTCAATTCACCCAGAAGTTTGTGGGGCCGTTTTTATTATTCTCTTTTATgatggttatttatgttttggacACTGGACACTGGACACTTCCCGAGTCCAGTGAGGCGGCCTCAGATCACACAAGAGTCTCGGGAGTTGGATTGATCTCGCGTTATTTGAAGTGTTGCATAGAATAAAAGATGGGACAGGTGGGAActgttggttttgttttggttccgCCGGGCCATTGATAGAGACGCACGCCTGGTTTACAAGTGCGGCGTGTCGGCAATTCAAGCCAGTAAAAATATTATGATCTTTTtatgataaaaacacacacacacattatatatatatatatatatatatatatatatatatatatatatatatatatatatatatatatatatatatatatatatatatatatatatatatatatataaaataataataataaaagactaaaaaaaagttaataaaggTGTATTTTCAGATAATTCTTCCTCCGAAGCAAGTCAACCAGCGAGGTATGTGTTTTATAATTTGtacgtttttattttatatatttataaaacgccttggggtcccaccggaggagctggaggacgtgtccggggtgagggaagtctgggagtccctgcttagactgctgcccccgcgacccggccccggataagcggaagaaaatggatggatatttattttacagttctAATTGTAATTTATCATAATCATTTTAGATCGACGGTGGCGGTGGTGACGTTGGTGGCATCATAGGCCAAGGCTGCATATTAAGATTCAAAGATTGTACAAGACGAAGAAAGATGAATTAAGCCATCAGTAAAAGAATTCTTTACTTACTGGACGAGGAGGTGCTGTCACACCCGGGGCCTTTCTGTCTATTGTTAAGCATCGGTGTTGATAAGAGTAGAAGCAGATGGAAGCgataaagaaagaggaggaaagctTCACACCACGTTTCTATCGGATCCAATCAGCTGCCAGTCCGCTGTCAGACGCACTTGCTGATAACACTGCATTTCCCATCGTACCTTTGGGCTTTGTAGTCCACTAAAAGGAAGTGAAGGCAGCAGCAgttgcttgttttttccccCACCATCACCCACCTTGATCTCACGATAATACCGGCGCCTTGCTCATCTCAAACATGCCTGTGCTAATCCTGGCATTCATCGGTCTAGTAACGTTTTGCTCAACTTGGCAACCACGGGGAAGGGGAAAACAACCAGACAGCAGCCTGTAGGAAAGCATGAGACGAGTGGAGGAGATTCTCGGAGGGTTGAAATCTGGAGAATGTCAAGCAACCtctgtgtggaggagagtgAACGTCACCCCCAAAGCCACAAAAGACTTTTACAAAATACTAAGCTCCCCCAGTAAGATTGCCACTGTGTGGTCTCATATTAGGTcctcaatcaatcaatcaatccatCTCATTTATCCTCTTATATAAATTATCTAAACTATTGTACAAACCCAAAAGCcttgaaaacaaaagcagtatgcacagattttgaaatataaaatgtactattgtatttatttttctacatttgCTAAATACATAATGAAAATTTTGCACAtgccctgtgaatgtgaatgttAAATGCTTAAGCCTCTTGCAATGTTCTTGTTTATACCATTGTATatgtgaataaaaaatacataaataaaataatacaattttaatataatataataaaatataatacaataaaatataataaaaatctgTCCAGATCCACGCACTGCACTCGATCCTGCGCTCATACGTAGCCCCGCCTCGATCCTCACACTTTGCCCCGCCCTGCCGCGTCCAGAGGAGGATGGCTGAAGGAAAGGGAAGTGTCGGTGGTGGAGCGGCCGTGTGGTCAGAATGTGGACTCATCTGATCTGCTGATGACCACAGCGTGTGTTTCTTCTCTCGGGTAAGTGCGTTTTCACTCTAGCTCAGATCTGCGTTATAATTGCCACACAGACCGGGTCAGATGTCCGTTTACTTCTAGTTCAACTTAGCAGTTAAAAAAGTGAAGTTTCCACAGGGGGGACGTTGTCGCTTTGGACAATGTGAAAAAACCCTGCCGCGTTTAGATTCACGATGAGGTCAAAGCGGCTCCACACGGGCTAAGGGTGTCTACGCGCGGCTCGGAGCGTGTCCCAGCAGGCCCTTTGTTGGTGCCCGCCCGGGATCGGCTCTTCGGATCGGCTCTTCGGCTGCGTGACATTTACCGAGCTCAAATTGCCCCTTATTTACTGCCAGTGACAAAGGAACACTGAAAATTGATTTAGCTACAGAATCCTGAATATCGGGATTGAAATGCAGTTTGTAACGTGTTTTCTGAATACTTTTATGCTGTGTTGCATTATGTTATAGTGTAAAACATGAGGTACAATTACAAaccactttatttttgttgctctgttTGTTCTTACACATCTTCACATTAATTTCTGTCAAATTAGAGACAAAAATCGTACATCAcacttttgttacatttttattggtgCGCTGCTCAAATGTGCTGTACCGCAACAGTAAGTAGGAACAAATATTactatgaagaaagtaaatgtatccaacataacataatataataaataatattcattatTCATAAAATAAGTACAACGTAATAAACATAATACTAATgaaccaaataaatgttaatacataaaataatatatgtcaAATCgatcaaaagttacataaatttGGATGTCCCTTAGCCAAGCAGGGTGCAGAATACAATGCCcattcatacactgtataaaaagtatgcaaaattgttaaaaaaaaaaaaaaaaaaaaaaatatgaggccacgaaaggtgagCCGCgattatagtgagggaccactgtatagtcaaccctttttatcacgataaacaataccattgtttattgtcccaccCCGAGTTCCAAACAAACAGGACTTTGGCCGACAGTGTTGACATTTGAAGCAGCGATATATGGTGTTTTTAGCGCATGggctatcagccttaaatctccagcataggccaatattttgtttttgttgatttgcTGCCTAAAAgtccacacaaagctttatattaacactttaactgtgtgtgtgtgagtttgtaataaataaaaataacacaatttgagcaaaataatcaaaattggccatgaaaaaatgCATATTGGTCAATCTCTAGTTTGAACTACACTGCGTTGTCAGGGGAGtctttattgatactttgcagcttatGTGGAAGTGTGACACTAACTAtgggcactactctgtctgaggctttcttagactttaatctgagctttgttttaacacaatctgaccagaactggctTATCTGAACTTTaccaggtgagctgatttgtgctgttaaacaagtctctctcaaataacattacaatcacatgctagctagcattagccaacagtttttcagttagtcactctcacctttctgTTGAaattcctaaacaggaccatgaatgctcagaTCGATTGCattctcctgaaaatgtgttctttaaatccattttgtatttttgtttttctcttgacTTTTCAGATGCTCTTAAAACTTATCCAACTGTGTTTGATAATTGTCTTACcttggtaactgctgaacattctgctcTAGACATACACGTAGAACATCCCCAGCGTAATCTcaatgcaaagtatcagttgaaATCACAAAAGTCAGGTGGACAATCAGGAGATGAACAGACTTACCGGTAAGTTCTTAAATTCTTAACATATTTTCCCTCCagattcagatttttttcagcATGTTTGAACTTGCCAGACAAACGGATTCTCTTTTCAGATGCCTCCAGCACGTTGACTGAATCGATTCTTAACAGTTACacttaaagtaaaaatagtaaactACTGTACTAGAGTAAACATTTTAAGTAGCTGTACTTTAGTgtaaactttttacttttgcttcagtacatttgagagctgtaTCTATGCTTTCTaatctactacattttttaactgggctgaaaagtagaaagtaccgtaaatttcggactacagagcgcacctgaatataagctgcaccagctaaatttgaagagaaaataaattttgtacatatataagtcgcacctgaatataagctgcaggttttcatattgtaacatgagatatttatacagaaagacggtgcaccgacacctgcctgaaaattggcatcaacacgggatgaacacacctgcaggtttagaaaataaaactgcaccaacacggaaaatctgcttttatttcctctgaaaacttttgtcatcttttacattgtccaagttggattcattgatgccgagcttacgtgcagtggctctatttcaggggtcggcaacccgcggctccggagccacatgcgcctctttcagccttatactgcggctctgtgtggcttgggaaaataaattttaagtatttaattgaagtgtattttatttgtgttagctcttttttgttgtagtttaaattggaagattattatgatcttaaaataaaattatattttcttatttttcgttgctcaaaataagcgtcacactcgcggaacaaaacaaacacgtctcacagacacagctcacagtcctgcgtaaagagccctgattttcagatgctgtgcgcacaggggtcaggagcaactttcgcccgtccctaatgacacactaataagctcgtccgtagatgtgtcatgaaaatcctgctggaaatcgccacagaaatctatttgatgtagtagcaagtatattatctgctcttgtctccgcgatgacgtttcacgtataacacatcagacatgtcgcccaaaagtagagccacaagcgagtgaaaatgagccaaaacaaaagtgtttggagagcttttaacaaaggggaaaaggacaactgaggagccagaagaggagactacgacctccaagaaaaagaaagataaatttaacagacaatgcgtacttaaaatctgggtttgtcgctacaggtgactcaggcgcagagtccgctctgcgtaatatgcgggaaaagcaaatgaggcaatgaaaccttcaaaactgctctggcacatggagaataagcacctgggattaaatgATACgcttttagatttatttattttttttgaaagaaactgcggagcagagtagacataatcacataatcagcgcagagctcacactgatgcagcggtttggtgagttgtatttttttatgcacttaagttatttttgccatatttatctgccatgtgtagaaggcttgtccgtgaaaataaaacctacattattccattacattattattattatacacagtgttatcttcattttagatgtcaaaaagtatttgcggctcccagtgttttattttacgtggaaagtgggtccaaatggctctttgcatgTTAacggttgccgacccctgctctatttccttctttatcttaaaaactgcatcatatccatttcatgatgcgcaaaatgatcgttcaaaatcaaaactagtgaattcttcagagcagaatctttccccacgtctgtctcacttttacgtttacagctagagagcgcccctcggtggccgttatccagtaaaattccataaataagccgcactgctgtataggccgcagggttcaaagcgtggaaaaaaagtagcggcttataatccgaaatttatgGTACTTTTTATAATTGTGTGAGACAGTGAAAAGgcagagggtttatttttaacacgttcgcagtttgaaaaaacaaaaatatatggcttcaaatgttttgattttgagacagatttgttttttatttgtataagatctcaaaatctgtgtaaaatacTTATTGGTTAAACGGgtattttattacttaagtagattttctcatgtgatacttttacttgagtattcttTTGCtccagcatctgtacttttaagaaacggagtacttcttccacctctgcttGTCTCAGGGAGTGTGGGtctttatctgagggagttactgcagccctctactccacccagagctctgaggtcagaggtcagctggaacagcgccctctgcctcaGTTTAAGAGCAGACTGAaaaccctcctcttctccctggcatttaacactaggcAGCACATgtgggtgttttattgttcgtTTCCTGTGTCTTAttacctgtctgtctgttttgtgttgatgtttATATGAAGCGCTTTAgttcagctcaagttgtttaaattgtgctataaaaatacacTTGAATTAGAATTTGatagaattattatttttaattttggttcAGCATTTGTTCTACTCCCACTTCTCTGGCTCCAGGCCCAGGGTCAGGAGGCTCTGCTCAGTCATGTATTTACCAGATGCACATAGCAGCCATACTGTCCAGACTCCACCGCTGAAGCGACTCACACACCACACGCTGTTTTCATGATGGAGTTTTGGAAAGTGAAAGTACAACGCATGGCTCTATATTACTGAGGTAATATCCAACAATATTTCCTCTTCAAAAGTACGGAGGCCCTATCTCTGTGATCAGGGTGAAAGGGCACGCACAACAAAACTATTAAAGTCACAGTGTGCACCTTTTTTAGTCAAAAAAATTGACTCAACTAAAACTGTTTCTCGCACTGATAGAACTTGTACCTTACTgcgagcgggcttgcatctccacaaacctgacgtcaagctcgtttccatggaaaaatgttatttctttgactataatcttccacagtatgttgTAAAACTCACACTCACCTATgtagaatgttctgaaatatggctttaactttgtatttccgtGGAATCCATGGTGACATGCCGCCTGTGTGTTTTTCATCTTTAGAGCtcagtgttttttctttgtttttactactttctacgttttatatacatatagagACAGTAAATATATGAAGTATAATCTATGGAATTATGTGTCTGTTCTATGATATGACCCCAGAATAGCGCACCCTGTAGACGGTGAGGACATTTGTGATCTCTCGGACACACAACATGGGTCTGGGAGATGACACAACGCGACAGTTTCCTCATTTTGGTTTCGAAACAGTTGAACGTGAATTGTAACACTCCAGAGTCAGTTAGTTTGTCATAAGTTCTACATCTGCTTATCATTGTGTATATGAAGGCTGACACTCGCGCTGtgtttttcatgggcgccctgtttaaaatacaaaacaaacaaaacaagtccatataaatttttaaaaacaggacttaagtttataatttcatttatttttttaaattttgttattttagttgttacTAGGCATGGGATGatactgaaatttggtgtcacgattctcatggccaaaataattgcgattaacgattatatcacg
This genomic window contains:
- the ten1 gene encoding CST complex subunit TEN1 gives rise to the protein MLPPAAVYQFPWELNSGSEQEGDSVRTFGKLTQYDPEKSLATLSTHHSSKHHCVIVHTLFVEPFDAVTGAQYIVLGELENIEGVGVMVRARVLNCVDGANIALLQRAINDQRRFLEERKPAVKGGD